One Pieris napi chromosome 22, ilPieNapi1.2, whole genome shotgun sequence genomic region harbors:
- the LOC125060723 gene encoding V-type proton ATPase subunit H isoform X1, with the protein METSTPKKEDVKYNPRQVYIREDMIAATSVLQIRASEIRQSQINWQSYLQSQMITQRDHDFIVNLDQRGQKDLPDKNPEGCADVFLNLITHISKDNTIQYVLVLIDDILSEDKSRVKIFRNSRHGNAWQPFLNLLNRQDEFVQHMTARIIAKLACWHPQLMEKSDLHFYLSWLKDQLKSNAENMSAELAHAEQVMLEHEKQNFSDKHTHNKHKEKIDKADSEKYSSLYSSFDVLKPHEDLLHGIHKNNDYIQSVARCLQMMLRVDEYRFAFLSVDGISTLLSILASRVNFQVQYQLVFCLWVLTFNPLLAEKMNKFNAIPILADILSDSVKEKVTRIVLAVFRNLIEKPEDHQVAKEHCIAMVQCKVLKQLFILEQKRSDDEDIMCDVEFLNQRLQASVQDLSSFDQYATEIKSGRLEWSPVHKSAKFWRENAARLNERGQELLRTLVHLLEKSRDPVVLAVACYDVGEYVRHYPRGKHVLEQLGGKQRVMFLLSHEDPNVRYEALLAVQKLMVHNWEYLGKQLEKEQIDKQAGGTAVGAKS; encoded by the exons ATATGATAGCTGCTACCAGCGTGCTACAAATTAGGGCTAGTGAGATTAGACAAAGCCAAATTAATTGGCAATCTTATCTGCA gtcACAGATGATCACACAGCGTGATCATGACTTCATTGTTAACTTGGATCAACGTGGCCAAAAGGATTTGCCAGACAAGAATCCAGAAGGCTGTGCTGATGTCTTCTTAAACCTAATAACTCACATCAGCAAAGATAACACCATTCAGTATGTGCTTGTACTGATTGATGACATTTTATCT GAAGACAAGTCTAGAGTGAAGATCTTCCGTAATTCAAGACATGGTAATGCCTGGCAACCATTCTTGAACCTGCTGAATCGTCAGGATGAGTTTGTGCAGCATATGACCGCACGCATCATTGCAAAGTTAGCATGCTGGCACCCTCAGCTCATGGAGAAAAGTGACCTGCACTTCTATCTTTCCTGGTTGAAGGACCAACTCAAGTCTAAT GCGGAGAATATGTCTGCCGAGTTAGCGCATGCTGAGCAGGTTATGTTGGAGCACGAAAAGCAAAATTTCTCCGataaacacacacacaataaGCACAAGGAGAAGATTGACAAGGCCGACAGTGAAAAGTATTCGAGCCTATACAGCTCTTTTGATGTTCTGAAACCGCATGAGGATTTGCTCCATGGCATCCACAAG AACAACGATTACATACAATCGGTGGCGCGCTGCCTCCAAATGATGCTTCGTGTGGATGAATACCGTTTCGCTTTCCTCTCAGTAGATGGCATCTCTACTTTGCTCTCCATTTTGGCTTCCCGCGTTAACTTCCAG gtTCAATACCAACTTGTATTCTGCCTCTGGGTTTTGACATTCAACCCACTTCTTGCTGAGAAGATGAACAAGTTCAATGCCATTCCGATCTTGGCTGATATCTTGAGCGACTCGGTGAAAGAGAAGGTCACCCGTATCGTTTTGGCCGTCTTCAGAAACCTGATTGAGAAGCCGGAGGATCACCAG gtGGCTAAAGAGCACTGCATCGCAATGGTGCAATGCAAGGTGCTGAAGCAGCTGTTCATCCTGGAGCAGAAGAGGTCTGACGATGAAGACATCATGTGCGATGTGGAGTTCCTTAACCAGCGACTTCAGGCCTCCGTTCAGGACCTTAGCTCCTTCGATCAGTATGCTACAGAAATCAAGAGTGGCCG TCTGGAATGGTCTCCGGTGCACAAGTCCGCCAAGTTCTGGCGCGAGAACGCAGCGCGGCTGAACGAGCGCGGCCAGGAGCTGCTCCGGACTCTGGTGCATCTCTTGGAGAAGAGCCGGGACCCAGTGGTGCTCGCCGTGGCCTGTTACGATGTGGGAGAATACGTGCGACACTATCCCAGGGGAAAACA tgtcTTGGAACAACTTGGCGGCAAACAGCGTGTGATGTTTCTCCTGAGTCACGAAGATCCCAATGTCCGCTATGAAGCTCTGCTGGCTGTACAGAAACTGATGGTGCACAACTG GGAATACCTCGGCAAGCAATTGGAGAAAGAACAGATCGACAAGCAAGCCGGCGGCACTGCGGTTGGAGCTAAATCTTaa
- the LOC125060723 gene encoding V-type proton ATPase subunit H isoform X3, producing METSTPKKEDVKYNPRQVYIREDMIAATSVLQIRASEIRQSQINWQSYLQSQMITQRDHDFIVNLDQRGQKDLPDKNPEGCADVFLNLITHISKDNTIQYVLVLIDDILSEDKSRVKIFRNSRHGNAWQPFLNLLNRQDEFVQHMTARIIAKLACWHPQLMEKSDLHFYLSWLKDQLKSNNNDYIQSVARCLQMMLRVDEYRFAFLSVDGISTLLSILASRVNFQVQYQLVFCLWVLTFNPLLAEKMNKFNAIPILADILSDSVKEKVTRIVLAVFRNLIEKPEDHQVAKEHCIAMVQCKVLKQLFILEQKRSDDEDIMCDVEFLNQRLQASVQDLSSFDQYATEIKSGRLEWSPVHKSAKFWRENAARLNERGQELLRTLVHLLEKSRDPVVLAVACYDVGEYVRHYPRGKHVLEQLGGKQRVMFLLSHEDPNVRYEALLAVQKLMVHNWEYLGKQLEKEQIDKQAGGTAVGAKS from the exons ATATGATAGCTGCTACCAGCGTGCTACAAATTAGGGCTAGTGAGATTAGACAAAGCCAAATTAATTGGCAATCTTATCTGCA gtcACAGATGATCACACAGCGTGATCATGACTTCATTGTTAACTTGGATCAACGTGGCCAAAAGGATTTGCCAGACAAGAATCCAGAAGGCTGTGCTGATGTCTTCTTAAACCTAATAACTCACATCAGCAAAGATAACACCATTCAGTATGTGCTTGTACTGATTGATGACATTTTATCT GAAGACAAGTCTAGAGTGAAGATCTTCCGTAATTCAAGACATGGTAATGCCTGGCAACCATTCTTGAACCTGCTGAATCGTCAGGATGAGTTTGTGCAGCATATGACCGCACGCATCATTGCAAAGTTAGCATGCTGGCACCCTCAGCTCATGGAGAAAAGTGACCTGCACTTCTATCTTTCCTGGTTGAAGGACCAACTCAAGTCTAAT AACAACGATTACATACAATCGGTGGCGCGCTGCCTCCAAATGATGCTTCGTGTGGATGAATACCGTTTCGCTTTCCTCTCAGTAGATGGCATCTCTACTTTGCTCTCCATTTTGGCTTCCCGCGTTAACTTCCAG gtTCAATACCAACTTGTATTCTGCCTCTGGGTTTTGACATTCAACCCACTTCTTGCTGAGAAGATGAACAAGTTCAATGCCATTCCGATCTTGGCTGATATCTTGAGCGACTCGGTGAAAGAGAAGGTCACCCGTATCGTTTTGGCCGTCTTCAGAAACCTGATTGAGAAGCCGGAGGATCACCAG gtGGCTAAAGAGCACTGCATCGCAATGGTGCAATGCAAGGTGCTGAAGCAGCTGTTCATCCTGGAGCAGAAGAGGTCTGACGATGAAGACATCATGTGCGATGTGGAGTTCCTTAACCAGCGACTTCAGGCCTCCGTTCAGGACCTTAGCTCCTTCGATCAGTATGCTACAGAAATCAAGAGTGGCCG TCTGGAATGGTCTCCGGTGCACAAGTCCGCCAAGTTCTGGCGCGAGAACGCAGCGCGGCTGAACGAGCGCGGCCAGGAGCTGCTCCGGACTCTGGTGCATCTCTTGGAGAAGAGCCGGGACCCAGTGGTGCTCGCCGTGGCCTGTTACGATGTGGGAGAATACGTGCGACACTATCCCAGGGGAAAACA tgtcTTGGAACAACTTGGCGGCAAACAGCGTGTGATGTTTCTCCTGAGTCACGAAGATCCCAATGTCCGCTATGAAGCTCTGCTGGCTGTACAGAAACTGATGGTGCACAACTG GGAATACCTCGGCAAGCAATTGGAGAAAGAACAGATCGACAAGCAAGCCGGCGGCACTGCGGTTGGAGCTAAATCTTaa
- the LOC125060723 gene encoding V-type proton ATPase subunit H isoform X2 codes for MANINDENVSKLIPTLGDDKIDMIAATSVLQIRASEIRQSQINWQSYLQSQMITQRDHDFIVNLDQRGQKDLPDKNPEGCADVFLNLITHISKDNTIQYVLVLIDDILSEDKSRVKIFRNSRHGNAWQPFLNLLNRQDEFVQHMTARIIAKLACWHPQLMEKSDLHFYLSWLKDQLKSNAENMSAELAHAEQVMLEHEKQNFSDKHTHNKHKEKIDKADSEKYSSLYSSFDVLKPHEDLLHGIHKNNDYIQSVARCLQMMLRVDEYRFAFLSVDGISTLLSILASRVNFQVQYQLVFCLWVLTFNPLLAEKMNKFNAIPILADILSDSVKEKVTRIVLAVFRNLIEKPEDHQVAKEHCIAMVQCKVLKQLFILEQKRSDDEDIMCDVEFLNQRLQASVQDLSSFDQYATEIKSGRLEWSPVHKSAKFWRENAARLNERGQELLRTLVHLLEKSRDPVVLAVACYDVGEYVRHYPRGKHVLEQLGGKQRVMFLLSHEDPNVRYEALLAVQKLMVHNWEYLGKQLEKEQIDKQAGGTAVGAKS; via the exons ATGGCTAACATTAATGATGAAAATGTTAGCAAACTTATCCCCACACTTGGAGATGataaaattg ATATGATAGCTGCTACCAGCGTGCTACAAATTAGGGCTAGTGAGATTAGACAAAGCCAAATTAATTGGCAATCTTATCTGCA gtcACAGATGATCACACAGCGTGATCATGACTTCATTGTTAACTTGGATCAACGTGGCCAAAAGGATTTGCCAGACAAGAATCCAGAAGGCTGTGCTGATGTCTTCTTAAACCTAATAACTCACATCAGCAAAGATAACACCATTCAGTATGTGCTTGTACTGATTGATGACATTTTATCT GAAGACAAGTCTAGAGTGAAGATCTTCCGTAATTCAAGACATGGTAATGCCTGGCAACCATTCTTGAACCTGCTGAATCGTCAGGATGAGTTTGTGCAGCATATGACCGCACGCATCATTGCAAAGTTAGCATGCTGGCACCCTCAGCTCATGGAGAAAAGTGACCTGCACTTCTATCTTTCCTGGTTGAAGGACCAACTCAAGTCTAAT GCGGAGAATATGTCTGCCGAGTTAGCGCATGCTGAGCAGGTTATGTTGGAGCACGAAAAGCAAAATTTCTCCGataaacacacacacaataaGCACAAGGAGAAGATTGACAAGGCCGACAGTGAAAAGTATTCGAGCCTATACAGCTCTTTTGATGTTCTGAAACCGCATGAGGATTTGCTCCATGGCATCCACAAG AACAACGATTACATACAATCGGTGGCGCGCTGCCTCCAAATGATGCTTCGTGTGGATGAATACCGTTTCGCTTTCCTCTCAGTAGATGGCATCTCTACTTTGCTCTCCATTTTGGCTTCCCGCGTTAACTTCCAG gtTCAATACCAACTTGTATTCTGCCTCTGGGTTTTGACATTCAACCCACTTCTTGCTGAGAAGATGAACAAGTTCAATGCCATTCCGATCTTGGCTGATATCTTGAGCGACTCGGTGAAAGAGAAGGTCACCCGTATCGTTTTGGCCGTCTTCAGAAACCTGATTGAGAAGCCGGAGGATCACCAG gtGGCTAAAGAGCACTGCATCGCAATGGTGCAATGCAAGGTGCTGAAGCAGCTGTTCATCCTGGAGCAGAAGAGGTCTGACGATGAAGACATCATGTGCGATGTGGAGTTCCTTAACCAGCGACTTCAGGCCTCCGTTCAGGACCTTAGCTCCTTCGATCAGTATGCTACAGAAATCAAGAGTGGCCG TCTGGAATGGTCTCCGGTGCACAAGTCCGCCAAGTTCTGGCGCGAGAACGCAGCGCGGCTGAACGAGCGCGGCCAGGAGCTGCTCCGGACTCTGGTGCATCTCTTGGAGAAGAGCCGGGACCCAGTGGTGCTCGCCGTGGCCTGTTACGATGTGGGAGAATACGTGCGACACTATCCCAGGGGAAAACA tgtcTTGGAACAACTTGGCGGCAAACAGCGTGTGATGTTTCTCCTGAGTCACGAAGATCCCAATGTCCGCTATGAAGCTCTGCTGGCTGTACAGAAACTGATGGTGCACAACTG GGAATACCTCGGCAAGCAATTGGAGAAAGAACAGATCGACAAGCAAGCCGGCGGCACTGCGGTTGGAGCTAAATCTTaa
- the LOC125060723 gene encoding V-type proton ATPase subunit H isoform X4 — MANINDENVSKLIPTLGDDKIDMIAATSVLQIRASEIRQSQINWQSYLQSQMITQRDHDFIVNLDQRGQKDLPDKNPEGCADVFLNLITHISKDNTIQYVLVLIDDILSEDKSRVKIFRNSRHGNAWQPFLNLLNRQDEFVQHMTARIIAKLACWHPQLMEKSDLHFYLSWLKDQLKSNNNDYIQSVARCLQMMLRVDEYRFAFLSVDGISTLLSILASRVNFQVQYQLVFCLWVLTFNPLLAEKMNKFNAIPILADILSDSVKEKVTRIVLAVFRNLIEKPEDHQVAKEHCIAMVQCKVLKQLFILEQKRSDDEDIMCDVEFLNQRLQASVQDLSSFDQYATEIKSGRLEWSPVHKSAKFWRENAARLNERGQELLRTLVHLLEKSRDPVVLAVACYDVGEYVRHYPRGKHVLEQLGGKQRVMFLLSHEDPNVRYEALLAVQKLMVHNWEYLGKQLEKEQIDKQAGGTAVGAKS; from the exons ATGGCTAACATTAATGATGAAAATGTTAGCAAACTTATCCCCACACTTGGAGATGataaaattg ATATGATAGCTGCTACCAGCGTGCTACAAATTAGGGCTAGTGAGATTAGACAAAGCCAAATTAATTGGCAATCTTATCTGCA gtcACAGATGATCACACAGCGTGATCATGACTTCATTGTTAACTTGGATCAACGTGGCCAAAAGGATTTGCCAGACAAGAATCCAGAAGGCTGTGCTGATGTCTTCTTAAACCTAATAACTCACATCAGCAAAGATAACACCATTCAGTATGTGCTTGTACTGATTGATGACATTTTATCT GAAGACAAGTCTAGAGTGAAGATCTTCCGTAATTCAAGACATGGTAATGCCTGGCAACCATTCTTGAACCTGCTGAATCGTCAGGATGAGTTTGTGCAGCATATGACCGCACGCATCATTGCAAAGTTAGCATGCTGGCACCCTCAGCTCATGGAGAAAAGTGACCTGCACTTCTATCTTTCCTGGTTGAAGGACCAACTCAAGTCTAAT AACAACGATTACATACAATCGGTGGCGCGCTGCCTCCAAATGATGCTTCGTGTGGATGAATACCGTTTCGCTTTCCTCTCAGTAGATGGCATCTCTACTTTGCTCTCCATTTTGGCTTCCCGCGTTAACTTCCAG gtTCAATACCAACTTGTATTCTGCCTCTGGGTTTTGACATTCAACCCACTTCTTGCTGAGAAGATGAACAAGTTCAATGCCATTCCGATCTTGGCTGATATCTTGAGCGACTCGGTGAAAGAGAAGGTCACCCGTATCGTTTTGGCCGTCTTCAGAAACCTGATTGAGAAGCCGGAGGATCACCAG gtGGCTAAAGAGCACTGCATCGCAATGGTGCAATGCAAGGTGCTGAAGCAGCTGTTCATCCTGGAGCAGAAGAGGTCTGACGATGAAGACATCATGTGCGATGTGGAGTTCCTTAACCAGCGACTTCAGGCCTCCGTTCAGGACCTTAGCTCCTTCGATCAGTATGCTACAGAAATCAAGAGTGGCCG TCTGGAATGGTCTCCGGTGCACAAGTCCGCCAAGTTCTGGCGCGAGAACGCAGCGCGGCTGAACGAGCGCGGCCAGGAGCTGCTCCGGACTCTGGTGCATCTCTTGGAGAAGAGCCGGGACCCAGTGGTGCTCGCCGTGGCCTGTTACGATGTGGGAGAATACGTGCGACACTATCCCAGGGGAAAACA tgtcTTGGAACAACTTGGCGGCAAACAGCGTGTGATGTTTCTCCTGAGTCACGAAGATCCCAATGTCCGCTATGAAGCTCTGCTGGCTGTACAGAAACTGATGGTGCACAACTG GGAATACCTCGGCAAGCAATTGGAGAAAGAACAGATCGACAAGCAAGCCGGCGGCACTGCGGTTGGAGCTAAATCTTaa